The nucleotide sequence CTTCGTCGACCCCTCCCCCGCCCTCGCCGTGCTGGTCGCGGTGGCCGTCCCGGCCTGCGCGGTGCTGGTGACGCTGTTCGCCATGCGCTCGGTGGTGATCGAGCCGCTGGGCGTGGTCCGTACCGCCACCCCTGCCCGGCGCCGACTGTGGTGGCGGCTGCTGGTGCCGCTGGCGGGCCTCGCGATGCTCGCGCCGATGCTCGGACAGGGCCGCTCCGACGGCGAGTTCAACCAGTACCTGGTGACCGGCGGTGTCCTGCTGCTGCTGGTCGGCGTGACCGCGCTGCTGCCCTGGCTGGTGGAACGCGTCGTCGCCCGCCTCGGCTCCGGCCCGCTCTCCTGGCAACTCGCCGTGCGAAGGCTCCAGTTGAGCAGCGGTACGGCCGCCCGCACGGTCAACGGCGTCGCGGTCGCGGTCGCCGGGGCCATCGCGCTCCAGATGCTCTTCGCGGGCGTCGAGAGCCAGTACGTGTCGGACACCGGCCACGATCCGGCCCGCGCGCAGTTGCAGATCACCCTGCCCGACCGCGCCCGTGTGGCCCCGGCGGCGGAAGCGATCGCCCGGACGAAGGGCGTACGGGCCTCGGTGGGGCTGGCCACCGGCGAGATCGCGAACCGGTCCCGCGATCCGGAAGCCAGTGTCGACATGGTGGTCGGCGACTGCGCCGCCCTGCGGGAGCTGGCCCGCCTGCCGTCCTGCCACGACGGCGACGCGTTCCTCCTGAGGGGCCCCGCCTGGGACTCCCGGTTCGACAACAGCATGCGCTCGGAGGTGCTGCGGCCGGGCCACCGCGCCTACATCGACCCGGCGTTCGCCGACATCCCCGGCCTCTCCGTCCCGTTCACCGTCCCGTCCCCGCTGCCCGAGGCGTCCTTCCGCGCCGACTCGCTGATGCCGGACGCCAACGGGCTGCTGCTCACCCCGGCCGCGCTGCCCGAGCGGGCCGCGCCCTCGCTGTCCGGTGAGATCTTCGTCCGGGCGGACGGCTCGCTGCCGGACTTCCAGGAGTACGTGCGCAACACGGCCGCGAAGGCCGACCCGGTCGCGGAGGTGATGACGATGTCCGCGTCCGAGACCTCGGGCAAGTACGCCTCCCTGCGCACCGGCCTGTTCATCGGCGCCGCCTTCGTGCTGATGCTGGTCGGCGCGAGCCTGCTGGTGTCCCAGTTGGAGCAGTTGCGCGAGCGGCGCAAGCTGCTGTCCACCCTGGTCGCCGTCGGCACCCGCCGCCGCACCCTCGGCCTGTCGGTGCTGTGGCAGGCGTCGGTGCCGATCGCCCTGGGCCTGGTCCTGGCCGCGGTGGTGGGGGTGATCCTGGGCGCCGTGCTCCTGAAGATGACGGCGACCCCCGTGGCCGTGGACTGGGCCGGCGTCCTGTCCATGACGGCGGTGGCCACCGCGGTGATCGTGGGGGTGACCCTCCTCAGCCTGCCCCCGCTGCTCCGCATGGTCCGCCCCGAGGGGCTGCGCACGGAGTAGCCGGTCAGCCCGCCGCCCGCACGATGCGCACCGGCAGCGGGCACATCGCCTCGCGCAGCGCCGCGGCCAGCTCCTCGTACTCGGCGGAGCGGGCCGCGGCCGTGCGCATGGCGAGGGCGATACGGCGGCTCGGGGCGGGTGCGGCGAAGGACCCGGTGAGGACCTTGCTGCCACGGGTCGCCTCCAGCCGGATGGCGGTACGCGGCAGCAGGGTGCAGCCGAGCCCGCCGGCTACCAACTGGACCAGGGTGGACAGTCCGGCGGCCGTGGTGGTGACCGGGGCCGGGTCCCGCCGTCCGGCCGCTGCCCCGGCTCCCCGGATCTCCCGCCCGGCGTCCCGGCAGATCTCCAGTGCCTGGTCGCGCAGGCAGTGCCCCTCGTCCAGCAGCAGCAGGTTCAGTTCGCGCAGCGCCTCGCGCGGGATGCCGCTGCGGCAGCCCAGTTCGTGTCCGAGCGGGGTGACGAGCACGAAGTCCTCGTCGAACAGAGGGAGTTCGGTCACCCCGGGCACGCCGAGGGGGACGGCGAGCAGCAGCAGGTCGAGCCGCCCGGAGTGCAGCCCGTCCAGCAGGCTGGCGGTCTGCTCCTCGTGCACCTGGAGGTCGAGCTGCGGATAGCGCTCGTGCACCAGGCGCAGCACGGTGGGCAGCAGGTAGGGGGCGACGGTCGGGATGACGCCGAGCCGCAGCACACCGGTGAACGGCGCCCGGACGGCCTCCGCCTCCTCCAGCAGCGCCGCCATCTCGACGAGCACCGCCTTCGCCCGCACCGCGAGCCGCTCCCCCTCGGGCGAGAGCAGCACCCTGCGGGTCGTACGCTCCACCAGGGCCACCCCGAGGGTCTCCTCCAGCGCGGCGACCGCTCCGGACAGCGCGGGCTGGCTCATCCCGATGGCGGCGGCCGCGTCCCGGAAGTGCAGGTGCTCGGCGACCGCGGCGAAGGCACGCAACTGCGCCAGGGTCGGCTGTTTCCGCTTGCCGCTACTGATGGTCACTGATAGCCACCTCCGATCAACCGGACCGAGTGTAGCTATTTCACTAATCAATCCACCCTGTGCCAACATCGGCCGAGTCCAACCCAAGGGAGACATCCCGTGACCTGGGGTGTCCCCGCGCTGCAAGGAGAGCACGTGCTCACTGTCGGTGACAAGTTCCCCGAGTTCGAACTGACCGCCTGCGTCTCGCTGGAGAAGGGCAAGGAGTTCGAGACGATCGACCACAAGACCTACGAGGGCAAGTGGAAGATCGTCTTCGCGTGGCCGAAGGACTTCACCTTCGTGTGCCCGACCGAGATCGCGGCCTTCGGCAAGCTGAACGACGAGTTCGCCGACCGTGACGCGCAGGTCCTCGGCTTCTCCGGTGACTCCGAGTTCGTCCACCACGCCTGGCGCAAGGACCACCCGGACCTCACCGACCTGCCGTTCCCGATGATGGCGGACTCCAAGCACGAGCTGATGCGCGACCTGGGCATCGAGGGCGAGGACGGCTTCGCCAAGCGCGCCGTCTTCATCGTCGACCAGAACAACGAGATCCAGTTCACCATGGTGACCGCCGGTTCCGTCGGCCGTAACCCCAAGGAGGTCCTGCGGGTCCTCGACGCCCTCCAGACGGACGAGCTGTGCCCGTGCAACTGGAGCAAGGGCGAGGACACCCTCGACCCGGTCGCGCTGCTGGCTGGTGAGTGACCCATGTCCCTCGACTCGCTGAAGTCCCGTGTCCCGGACTACGCCAAGGACCTGAAGCTCAACCTGGGCTCGGTCATCGGCAACTCCGACCTCCCGGCCCAGCAGCTCTGGGGCGCCGTGCTGGCGACCGCGATCGCCTCGCGCTCCCCCATCGTGCTGCGTGAGCTGGAGCCGGAGGCGAAGGCCAACCTCTCGCCCGAGGCGTACGACGCGGCCAAGGCCGCCGCCGCCATCATGGCGATGAACAACGTCTTCTACCGCACCCGGCACCTGCTGTCGGACCACGAGTACGGCACCCTGCGCGCCGGTCTGCGGATGAACGTCATCGGCAACCCCGGCGTCGACAAGGTCGACTTCGAGCTGTGGTCGTTCGCGGTCTCCGCGATCAACGGCTGCGGTCTGTGCCTGGACTCGCACGAGCAGGTCCTGCGCAAGGCCGGTGTCGAGCGCGACGTGATCCAGGAGGCGTTCAAGATCGCCTCCGTGGTCCAGGCGGTCGGCGTCACGCTCGACGCGGAGGCCGTCCTCGCCGAGTAGTCCCGCTGTACCGGGGCCTCGCTCACTCCTGGTGGGCGAGGCCTTCGGTGTTCTCCGGGGCGTCCTCGGACGGCTCCGGAGTCCCGGCGGCATCGGGCCGTCCGGGCTCCTGCACGTCATGCACCTGCTGGGAGTACTGCCGCAGGTACCCCACCACCGTGTTCGTCACCGCCACCAGCGGTACGGCCACCACCGCGCCGCCGATGCCGGCCACCATGCCGCCGGCCGCGACCGTGAGGACCACCGCGAGCGGATGGACCCGCACCGCCCGGCCCAGGATGAACGGCTGGAGGACGTGGCCCTCGATCTGCTGGACCGCGAGCACCACCACCAGCGTCATCAGAGCGGTGAACACGCCCTGCGTCACCAGCGCGACGACCACCGCGAGCGCGCCGGAGGCGACCGCGCCGACCAGCGGGATGAACGAGAACAGGAAGATGAAGACGGCCAGCGGAACGGCCATCGGCACGTCGAGGAAGTAGATGCCGAGCCCGATGAATATGGCGTCGATCAGCGCGACCAGGACCGTGCCGCGTACGTACGCGGTCAGGGTGGCCCAGGCCCGCGGACCGGCACCGGCCACGCCCGGCCGGGCGGCGGCGGGCACCAGCTTCAGGAACCACTCCCAGATCCGCCTGCCGTCGTAGAGCAGGAAGAGCGTCGAGAAGAAGACCAGCAGGATGCCGGTCAGCGCTTCGACGACGACCTGGACTCCCTCCAGACCGACGGAAGTTATCTGGTCGGTGTTGGCTCCGACGGCCTCGCGGAGGTTCTTGGCGATCTGGTTGATCTGCTTGTCGGTGACATGGAACGGGCTCTTCAGCAGCCAGTTGCGCAGATCGTCGATGCCGTTCTGGAGCTGGCTGGAGAGGGTGTCGATGTTCTCCATGACCTGCCAGGTCACGAACCAGCCGAGCAGCCCGATGACCAGGAATCCCGATATGGCCGTGAGCGCCGTCGACGGGCCGCGCGGCATTCCGTACCGCATCAGCCGGGCCACGGTGGGCTGGAGCAGCGCGGTGACCAGCAGGGCGACCACGAACGCGAACACCACGAGCTGGACCGCGCTGATGACCCGCATCAGCACCCAGACCGTGCCCGCGAGGACCAGCAGCCGCCAGCCCGCCTCGGCCGCGACACGCACGCCCCACGGCACGGCGTGCGCGGGGTCGGGGCGCGGGGTGGGCGGAGCGGGGCGTGGGGCGGGGACCGCCGCGGCCTCGACGGGCACGTCGGCTGCGGCGTGCTCCTTCTCGGCCTCGGCGCGGCGCTCGTCCAGGCGCTCACTCATCTCGGTCAGACCGGCACCCAGCCGGCCGAGCCATCCTGGCATTCGCGTCATGTCCGTACCCTTCCCCCGCGTCCCGGGCCCACTCCGTCCCGCCGGGGAGCCGTCCGAGGACGACCGTACAGTGCGAAAGCCCCTCACCCCAGGAGGGGGAGGGGCTGCGCCGGGTCGAGCGTCAGGAAGGCGCTCAGTACCAGTGGTTGGCCTGCCAGAAGGTCCATGCCTCGCACGGGCTGCCGTAGCGGCTGTCCATGTAGTTGAGGCCCCACTTGATCTGGGTCGCCGGGTTGGTCTGCCAGTCGGCGCCCACCGAGGACATCTTGGAGCCGGGCAGGGCCTGGAAGAGGCCGTAGGCGCCGGAAGAGGCGTTGACCGCGCGGTAGTTCCAGCTCGACTCGTGGTTCACGATGTTGCTGAAGCACTGGAACTGGCCGGCGCCCACCATCTGCCGGGCCATGGCCTGGATCTGGGCGACGGAGTAGCTGCTCTGGGGGGCGAAGCTGGAGACGTCGCGGACATCGTCGCGGCTGGCGGCGGCGGCCTTGGTCTCGGCACGCTCCTTGGCCAGCTCGGCCGCCTTCTCGGCGTCCTTCTTCTTGGCGATGGCCGTCTCGGCGGCGGCCTTGCGGGCCGCTGCCTCCGCGTCCTTCTTGGCGCTCGCGTCGGCCGCGATGGCCTGCGCGTCGGCCTGCTGCGTCAGGGACGCGGTCTGGACCTGCGCCTGCTGATCCGCGGGGAGCTCAGCGAGGAGCGTGGTGTCGGCGGCCGTCGGCTCGGCGTCGTTGTTCTGCGCGACGCTGCCCGAGGCAACTCCGACGACGCTTCCTACGGCGGTGACCGCGGTGGCGGAGGCCACTGCGAATCCCCGGACCGAAATCCGGCTCACACGGTTTCCTTCCAGCATCGCCCGCTTCGGTGACCCTGGCGGACGCAATCGTGCCCCCTGACACTGGCCTCCCAATTCAAGGGTCACGGGAGACACGGGCCCGGTGGGAACTCCCGCACAGGGAGCGCCGCGTGGTGCTCGGGCGGCATACGACGACGCTATGGAGTTGGCGACTTGCTCCGTCGGATCGCGCCTGCCGGGGGGCTGGAGCGTGCCTCGGGGTACAGGTGTGTCGTATGCGGGGCCTGACAGGAGTGAGACTCTGCCGTAACCCGGCGGCGAGTGGCAATTCCGGGTTGCGTGTGAAAGCTCACACCTCGTTTGGCCCAAGGGAATTCAGGAAACCCCCACACGCGAAGACGCCGCCCGGCTAAGCTCTTCGGCTTGTCCGGGCGGCGCCTGTGGTTGTCCGAGGACGGGTCAGATGTGGCCGTCTTCCAGCATTTCGGTCACCAGCGCCGCGATCTGGGACCTTTCGGACCGGGTCAGCGTGACGTGCGCGAAGAGCGGATGCCCCTTCAGCTTCTCCACGACGGCCACCACGCCGTCGTAGCGGCCGACACGCAGGTTGTCCCGCTGCGCCACGTCATGGGTGAGCACCACCCGCGAGTTGGCGCCGATCCGGGAGAGCACCGTCAGGAGCACGTTGCGCTCCAGCGACTGCGCCTCGTCCACGATCACGAAGGCGTCGTGCAGCGAGCGGCCGCGGATGTGGGTGAGCGGGAGGACCTCCAGCATCCCGCGCGCCGTGATCTCCTCGATGACCTCCCGGCCGGCGACCGCCCCGAGCGTGTCGAAGACGGCCTGGGCCCAGGGGCCCATCTTCTCCGCCTCGCTGCCCGGGAGATACCCCAGCTCCTGCCCGCCGACCGCGTACAGCGGCCGGAACACCATCACCTTCTGGTGCTGACGGCGTTCCAGGACCGCCTCCAGGCCCGCGCACAGCGCCAGCGCCGACTTGCCGGTGCCCGCGCGGCCGCCCATGGAGAGGATGCCGACGTCCGGATCGAGCAGCAGGTCGAGCGCGATGCGCTGCTCGGCGCTGCGGCCCTTGATGCCGAACGCCTCCCGGTCGCCGCGCACCAGCCTGACGTTGCCGTCCGGGGTGACGCGGCCGAGCGCCTTGCCGCGCTCGGACTGGATGGTCAGTCCGGTGTGCACGGGCAGCTCGGCCGCCTCGGGGACGAACACGTGGCCCTCCTCGAAGAGGATGTCCACCTGTTCACCGGGGAGCGTCAGCTCGGACATGCCGGTCCAGCCGGAGGAGTCCGTGATGGCGAGTTCGGCGCGGTACTCCTCGGCCAGCAGACCGACCGAGGACGCCTTGATCCTGAGCGGCAGGTCCTTCGACACGACGGTGACGTCGAACCCCTCGGCCTGGAGATTCCGGGCCACCGCGAGGATGCGGGAGTCGTTGTCCCCCAGTCGGTAGCCGCTGGGCAGCACGCTGGGGTCCGAGTGGTTGAGCTCGACACGGACGGTCCCGCCGAGTTCCCCGATCGGGATGGGGGCGTCGAGACGGCCGTACCTGACCCGGTAGTCGTCCAGCAGACGCAGGGCCTGGCGGGCGAAGTAGCCGAGCTCGGGGTGGTGCCTCTTGGCCTCCAGCTCGGTGACCACCACGATCGGGAGCACTACCTCGTGCTCCTCGAAGCGGGTCACGGCGTTGGGGTCGGCCAGCAGGACGCTGGTGTCGAGAACATAGGTGCGCCGGTCGGGCTTGTGGCGCTTTGTGCTGGTCACCACGGAAGGACGTACCCCCTCGGATGAGGTCGGGGAGCGACGAAGTGGACCTGGACCGGTCTACGGCCCCCGCGTGCGGCGGGCCGGCGACCGGCCCCCCGCGGCTGCTGCCGTGCGTGCGACGCACGGTAGGGCTGGTGCAAAGGGCCTCCCGGACGGGCGACCCCGTGCCGCCCGCTGAGTCCGACGCCCGTGGTTCGGGTGTCGGCCTGAGAGCGTTATGCCCTCGATCTAGTGCGGCCATGCAGAACGGGCCACCGGCAGGCCGGTGAACTCCTTGTTACTTCCCGGCGAGGCCGGGTACACGAGAACACCCCGCCGGGCCGGTGCCGACGGGGTGCGAGGTGTGTCATCGGGTGGGGGCGGGACGCCCGGTCAGCCGCCGTAGCGGCGGTGACGTGCGGCGTAGTCGCGCAGGGCGCGCAGGAAGTCGACCTTGCGGAAGGCCGGCCAGAAGACCTCGCAGAAGTAGTACTCCGAGTGGGCGGTCTGCCAGAGCATGAACCCGGAGAGCCGCTGCTCACCGCTGGTACGGATCACCAGGTCGGGGTCGGGCTGGGCGCCGGTGTAGAGGTGGCGGCCGATCATGTCGACGTCGACGGACTCGGCGAGGTCGGCCATGGTGACGCCCTTCTCCTGGGCGTCGGCCAGCATGGAGCGCACGGCGTCGGCGATCTCCTGGCGGCCGCCGTAGCCGATGGCGACGTTGACCACTATGCCGTCGACGTGGGCGGTGCCCTCCTCGGCCTCCTTCAGCGTCCGCTGCATCCCGGCGGGCAGCAGATCACGGGTGCCGACGTGGTGCACCCGCCAGCGGCCGTCCTCGGCGAGGGTGCGCACGACCCCGTCGATGATGTCGAGGAGCGGGCCCAGCTCGTCCTGCGGCCGGTCGAAGTTGTCCGTGGACAGCAGCCAGAGGGTGACGACCTTGACGTCGGTCTCGCTGCACCAGCCGAGGAATTCCTCGATCTTCTCGGCGCCGGCCCGGTGACCGTGGACCGTGCTGGAACCCGCGGCCTTCGCCCAGCGGCGGTTGCCGTCCATGATGACGCCGATGTGCTCCGGCACCGACGCGTGGTCCAGGTGACCTTCCACCCGGCGTGCGTAGAGCCTGACCAGCAGGCCGCGCAGCTTGTCGCGCAGGTTCACGTGAGAGCCCCTCCATTACGCCGCGGTTGCGGTCCCCGCGAACGGCGAGCCTACCCGCGGGGCGCACGCCCAAGAAAAACGGGCCGGTCCGTGGGGGGGGAGACGGACCGGCCCGAGGGGGGGTTTCCACCATAACCCTTTGTGAGGGAAGAAGCGCGACTCGGCGCGCCATAACTACTCTGCGCAGTCACCCGGCGACACCACGGTGGGCCCGGAATGCTTGGTTCAGGGGTGTCCGGTGGCCGATTCGCATCGGATTCCCAGGCGATTCGTCCTGTCAGCGAACGATCATCAGGTTTTCAGGCCACTTCAGCGACCCCGGCGAGCGCCGCGCGGCGTCCCTCCGAAGGGCGACCCCGCCGACGAACGGTGACTTGACGATTCCGCTAAGCGACGGCCGGCTTCCGGGCCACGAACAGATGGCGCGTGCTGTGCGCCACGAACGGGCCGTCGGCCGTGATCTCCTCGTGCAGCGCGCGCAACCGGTCCCCGTACGCCTCCACGGTGAAGCCCGGCACCATCCAGACCACCTTGCGCAGGAAGTGCACCACGGCGGCGATGTCGTGGAACTCCATCCGCAGCCGCGCCGTCCGCACCTCCTCGACCTCCAGCCCGGCCGCCCGCGCCCCGGCGCTCTCCCGGTCGGGATGCCGGGCCCCGCGCACCGCTTCCGGCAGGGGCCCGAGGAAGTACTCCACCAGCTCGAAGACGCTTGCCGGTCCGACGTGCTGCGCGAAGTACGTGCCGCCCGGCCGCAGCACCCGCGCGATCTCCGGCCAGTCCGGGGTCACCGGGTGCCTGCTCAGCACCAGGTCGAAGGCGCCGTCCGCGAACGGCAGCGGCGCGTCGTCCGGGGCCGCGACGACCACGACACCGCGCGGGCCGAGCAGCGCGGCCGCCTTGGCCACGTTCGGCGGCCAGCCCTCGGTGGCCGCGAGCAGCGCCGGACGGGCCGGGGCGGCCTGCTCCAGGGCGAAGCCGAGCACCTCCCCGCCGCCGGTCTGCACGTCGAGCGCCGCCTCCGCCCGCGCCAGCCGCTCCCCCGCCGACCGGGCGTACCCCCACCGCGGCCGCTCCTCCGTGGCCCGCCCCGCGAACCACGAGAAGTCCCACCCCTCGGTGGGCACGGCCGCGCCTTCGGCCACGAGTTCCTCGAAAGTCCTGCTCCGCGCCATGGGGTCGATGGTCCAGGAGCGGGGGCCGGGCGTCATGGGGTTTTCGGGGCGGGGCCGTCGAGGACCAGGAGCAGGTGCCCTTCGCCGTCGGCCGTCCCCACGCGCGCGAAGCCGTGCTTCTCCAGCAGGGCGACCGAGGCGGTGTTGCCGGCGAACGGGTCGGCGTACAGGGGGCGTACGGGGTCCAGGGCGAGGAAGAGGGCTAGGGCGCGGCTGCCGATGCCCCGGCCCCAGTAGGGGCGGCCCAGCCAGTAGCCGACGAAGCGTCTGCCGTCTTCCTGCGCCCAGGAGACGATGTTGCCCGCGACCTCGCCGCCGGCGGTGACCGTCCGCACCAGGGAGTCCGGGCCGGGCAGGACGCGGGTGCGCCAGTGGGTGAGGAAGGCGTCCCTGGGGCGCGGGGTGAACCGGGACCTGCGCACGGCCTCCGGGTCGTGTTCGAAGGCGAGGAAGAGTTCGAGGTCGTCCTCGGTCACGCCGCGCAGGCGCACGTCTTCTGGCTCGGCTGTCATGGTCCGGAGTGTGGCAGGGGGCACCGACAATCGCGTGGGCCGTGTGGACGGTGGGTACGGTCCGGGCGGAGGTGGGGCCGGATGGCGCGGTGGCGGGACGGGCGGGGCGTGCTGACGATCCATCGGCGGGGCGAGGAGTTGCGCGTGCCGCTGGAACTGGCGGTGTCCTATCGGGCGCGGACCCGGGGCCTGCTCGGGCGGGACGCGGTCGAGGGGGCGCTGCTGCTGTCGCCGGCCGCGAGTGTGCACACGTTCGGGATGCGGATGGCCATCGACGTGGCGTACCTGGACCGGTCCCTCAGGGTCGTCGCCATCCGCACGATGGAGCCGGGGCGCCTGGGGCTGCCCCGGCTCCGGTCCCGGCACGTGCTGGAGGCGGGGGCCGGGGTGATGGCCGGGTGGGGGCTGGCGGCGGGCGTGCGGGTGTCGGTCGGCTAGGCGCTACTGGGCGGTGCGGGGGAAGGAGACCTCCACGCGGCGGTTCTTCTTGCGGCCGGCCTCGGTGGAGTTGTCGGCGATGGGGTACTGCTCGCCGTAGCCGCGTACCTCGAAGGTGACGTCGGGGGCGTTGAGATCCTGGTCCAGTACGGCCTGCACTGCATTGGCCCGGCGCTTGGACAGGGCGTCGCCGTGGGCGGAGGAGCCCAGGTCGTCGGTGAAGCCGAAGACGCGTACGCGGGTGGCCTTATGCTTCTCGATCTCCGCGGCGATGGTGTTGATACGGGCGCGGGCCTCGGGGCCGAGCTTGGCGCTGTCCTTACCGAAGAGGACTTCCGCCTGGAGGGCGAAGGTGACGTCGGCGTTGGTGTCCTCGCGGCGCTCGTCCCCGCTCTGGTCCTCGACGACCGACTTGATGTCCAGCACCTTCGCCCCGGCCAGGGTGGCCCCCTCCGGCAACTTCAGATCCGGATCGGTGGCGTCCACCTCCACGGGCGCGGTCGCGCTGGGCTCGGTGCCGGGGGGTTCGCTGGGGCCGTCGGCGTGGGCGGGGGTGAGGGGGGTGAGGGGGGTGAGGAGGGCTGCGGTCGCGGCGGTGGCGAGGAGGCGGGCGAGACGGGTGGTGGTCACTTTGGCCTCAGCCGGTGATTTTGAAGGTGGCGGTGGGGAAGGTGGGCAGTTGGAAGGTGATCTCGCCCGCGCCCTCGGGCGGTGCCGGGAATTGCATGAAGATCGGCACGGTGTCCCCGGCCTTGACGCTCTGCACGCCGGCGGTGGTGAGCGGCCTCCCGTCCGTGTCGCGCAGAACGTAGTAGCGCTTCCTGCCCTTCGGGTCCACCAACGTGGCGCCTCCGAACGACTGCCCGTTCTTCATGATCTCGGTCTCGTTTCCCGTCAGTTGTGACGAGAGAACCGCGTCATGGCTTCCGTCGTTCTTGAGCTGCGCGTTGATCGTGAGAAAGCCACCCGCGTCACGCGTGGCCGAGGTGATCTTCAGCGTCAGGCCATCGGGACCCCGCAGCTCCGCGAGCGGGTCCGCGGACTGGCCTTCCTGCGGGCTCGGCGCCGAACCACCGTCATGAGACGCCGAGGCGGTGCCCGTGGGTTTCTTGTCGCCGTCTCCGTCACCACCGCAGCCGGCGGCACCGAGCATCAGCGCCAACGTGATGCCGATGGTGGCGACGCCCGTGCGGGCCTTCGCATTGGACCCGATGTTCATGCCCGCTTCCTCTTTCCGCTCATCGTCCGCTCGTCAATCTGCCAGATGGACATCGAACAAGTCCTCGGGCTTGGGGAGATCGCCAAGTTTCTTCGGGTCCAGCTTCCAGATCTTGCCGTCGCAATGGAGCGCGGGCAGAGGCACGACGTCGGCTCCCTCGTCAGGAACATCCTCGTCCGGAAGATCGAAATCGCAGCTCGACTTGATCACGGCGGTGGCGGAGCGGGTGGACTGGATGTCACTCACGCCCGGAACGACCGAGTCGCCCACCGTCTTGTTGGTCTTCACCTCGACGTGGATCTCCAGCGGCTGCGAATCGTCGCACTGCAGCACCCGGGCATCGTTCTGAGCGGCGAGCTCATCAGCCCTCCAGCACGAGGGGCCCACGTCTGTCAGGCCGTGCAGGATGTCGTCCCACCTGGTCGGGTCCGCGAGGTCGGTCAGCCACTTGCCCGCGAGCAGGTCCCGGCGGTCCTGCGCCGCCGCGAGGGCCGCCGCGTCCGCCGCGGTCTGCGCACCGCTCCTGTTCACCGCGGCCTGACCGACGGCAAGGTAGGCGAAGGCAAGAAAGAGCAGGCCCGCCGCCACTGTGATGTAGATGGGAAAGGCCTGCCCGCTGTCGCCGTGTCCGCGCCGGAAGATCAGGTGATCT is from Streptomyces seoulensis and encodes:
- a CDS encoding hydrogen peroxide-inducible genes activator, yielding MTISSGKRKQPTLAQLRAFAAVAEHLHFRDAAAAIGMSQPALSGAVAALEETLGVALVERTTRRVLLSPEGERLAVRAKAVLVEMAALLEEAEAVRAPFTGVLRLGVIPTVAPYLLPTVLRLVHERYPQLDLQVHEEQTASLLDGLHSGRLDLLLLAVPLGVPGVTELPLFDEDFVLVTPLGHELGCRSGIPREALRELNLLLLDEGHCLRDQALEICRDAGREIRGAGAAAGRRDPAPVTTTAAGLSTLVQLVAGGLGCTLLPRTAIRLEATRGSKVLTGSFAAPAPSRRIALAMRTAAARSAEYEELAAALREAMCPLPVRIVRAAG
- a CDS encoding AI-2E family transporter, giving the protein MPGWLGRLGAGLTEMSERLDERRAEAEKEHAAADVPVEAAAVPAPRPAPPTPRPDPAHAVPWGVRVAAEAGWRLLVLAGTVWVLMRVISAVQLVVFAFVVALLVTALLQPTVARLMRYGMPRGPSTALTAISGFLVIGLLGWFVTWQVMENIDTLSSQLQNGIDDLRNWLLKSPFHVTDKQINQIAKNLREAVGANTDQITSVGLEGVQVVVEALTGILLVFFSTLFLLYDGRRIWEWFLKLVPAAARPGVAGAGPRAWATLTAYVRGTVLVALIDAIFIGLGIYFLDVPMAVPLAVFIFLFSFIPLVGAVASGALAVVVALVTQGVFTALMTLVVVLAVQQIEGHVLQPFILGRAVRVHPLAVVLTVAAGGMVAGIGGAVVAVPLVAVTNTVVGYLRQYSQQVHDVQEPGRPDAAGTPEPSEDAPENTEGLAHQE
- a CDS encoding transglycosylase SLT domain-containing protein, translated to MLEGNRVSRISVRGFAVASATAVTAVGSVVGVASGSVAQNNDAEPTAADTTLLAELPADQQAQVQTASLTQQADAQAIAADASAKKDAEAAARKAAAETAIAKKKDAEKAAELAKERAETKAAAASRDDVRDVSSFAPQSSYSVAQIQAMARQMVGAGQFQCFSNIVNHESSWNYRAVNASSGAYGLFQALPGSKMSSVGADWQTNPATQIKWGLNYMDSRYGSPCEAWTFWQANHWY
- a CDS encoding alkyl hydroperoxide reductase, translating into MSLDSLKSRVPDYAKDLKLNLGSVIGNSDLPAQQLWGAVLATAIASRSPIVLRELEPEAKANLSPEAYDAAKAAAAIMAMNNVFYRTRHLLSDHEYGTLRAGLRMNVIGNPGVDKVDFELWSFAVSAINGCGLCLDSHEQVLRKAGVERDVIQEAFKIASVVQAVGVTLDAEAVLAE
- a CDS encoding ABC transporter permease, coding for MSVRQYARDLGMGARFAVTGGREGWVRTALTAVGVGMGVALLLLTTALPGVISARHAREDARQDYSFATTVRPRADDTVLLSATDTYWRSKPVRGRLLEPEGPKAPLPPGLSGFPARGEMVVSPELRRLLASDEGRLLRERLPYRITGTIGASGLLGSRELAYYAGAEGLEPRSGGARTERLASFGSQERGDGETDPVLLMMVLVVFVALLLPVAVFIAAAVRFGGERRDRRLAALRLVGADSRTTRRIAAGEALAGSVLGLVIGTGLFLLGRQAAGSVEIMGESFFPDFVDPSPALAVLVAVAVPACAVLVTLFAMRSVVIEPLGVVRTATPARRRLWWRLLVPLAGLAMLAPMLGQGRSDGEFNQYLVTGGVLLLLVGVTALLPWLVERVVARLGSGPLSWQLAVRRLQLSSGTAARTVNGVAVAVAGAIALQMLFAGVESQYVSDTGHDPARAQLQITLPDRARVAPAAEAIARTKGVRASVGLATGEIANRSRDPEASVDMVVGDCAALRELARLPSCHDGDAFLLRGPAWDSRFDNSMRSEVLRPGHRAYIDPAFADIPGLSVPFTVPSPLPEASFRADSLMPDANGLLLTPAALPERAAPSLSGEIFVRADGSLPDFQEYVRNTAAKADPVAEVMTMSASETSGKYASLRTGLFIGAAFVLMLVGASLLVSQLEQLRERRKLLSTLVAVGTRRRTLGLSVLWQASVPIALGLVLAAVVGVILGAVLLKMTATPVAVDWAGVLSMTAVATAVIVGVTLLSLPPLLRMVRPEGLRTE
- a CDS encoding peroxiredoxin, with amino-acid sequence MLTVGDKFPEFELTACVSLEKGKEFETIDHKTYEGKWKIVFAWPKDFTFVCPTEIAAFGKLNDEFADRDAQVLGFSGDSEFVHHAWRKDHPDLTDLPFPMMADSKHELMRDLGIEGEDGFAKRAVFIVDQNNEIQFTMVTAGSVGRNPKEVLRVLDALQTDELCPCNWSKGEDTLDPVALLAGE
- a CDS encoding isoprenyl transferase, which translates into the protein MNLRDKLRGLLVRLYARRVEGHLDHASVPEHIGVIMDGNRRWAKAAGSSTVHGHRAGAEKIEEFLGWCSETDVKVVTLWLLSTDNFDRPQDELGPLLDIIDGVVRTLAEDGRWRVHHVGTRDLLPAGMQRTLKEAEEGTAHVDGIVVNVAIGYGGRQEIADAVRSMLADAQEKGVTMADLAESVDVDMIGRHLYTGAQPDPDLVIRTSGEQRLSGFMLWQTAHSEYYFCEVFWPAFRKVDFLRALRDYAARHRRYGG
- a CDS encoding PhoH family protein, producing MVTSTKRHKPDRRTYVLDTSVLLADPNAVTRFEEHEVVLPIVVVTELEAKRHHPELGYFARQALRLLDDYRVRYGRLDAPIPIGELGGTVRVELNHSDPSVLPSGYRLGDNDSRILAVARNLQAEGFDVTVVSKDLPLRIKASSVGLLAEEYRAELAITDSSGWTGMSELTLPGEQVDILFEEGHVFVPEAAELPVHTGLTIQSERGKALGRVTPDGNVRLVRGDREAFGIKGRSAEQRIALDLLLDPDVGILSMGGRAGTGKSALALCAGLEAVLERRQHQKVMVFRPLYAVGGQELGYLPGSEAEKMGPWAQAVFDTLGAVAGREVIEEITARGMLEVLPLTHIRGRSLHDAFVIVDEAQSLERNVLLTVLSRIGANSRVVLTHDVAQRDNLRVGRYDGVVAVVEKLKGHPLFAHVTLTRSERSQIAALVTEMLEDGHI